One window of the Eucalyptus grandis isolate ANBG69807.140 chromosome 6, ASM1654582v1, whole genome shotgun sequence genome contains the following:
- the LOC120294524 gene encoding receptor-like protein 35, translated as MPNSTSSSCQTDGFWSTTPNMISWNADEDCCSWEGVMCDQMTGHVIRLELGCYPPSQTCYSSVASSNSTKLSSLGSLNLSSPHKAERPSGSNSDMLLQNLTMLRILILDGLNMSGIDVSRLMNLPPSLEVLSLSSCQLRGTLAANIFLLPKLTCLNLSGNKELSGYLPESTWNSSLKVLELSSTGFSGVLPESIGDLHSLETLLLQQCNFIGSIPLSLGNLTRLTRLEFSSNKLSGEVPPTLSNLDRLTLLNLSFNNFTGPIPNVFDNKTQLQKLLFSHNHFEGPIPPSIKNLSNLARLEISNNHIWGSIPSSLFSLPSLTRLDLSNNRLSGHVNEFLAAPSLDYVDLSGNKLRGSIPNSIFHLGNLTYLRISGNNLTSVLDQRLLSRLINLKDLDLSDNILSLSNSITIDHVLPKLSKVSLSGCNITVMPAFLRNSTSVEYLDLSRNIIHGDIPPWMWDVGTESLSYLNISHNSLTSFEQVPWENLIVLDLYSNLIQGPFLPLSLPNLVRVFSLARNQVTGYIPGSICEMKGLQILDLSHNNFTGTIPHCLGNISDSLVVLDLQENGLSGTISLTFGENAVLRSLHLNGNKFEGLLPRSVINCKQLEALDLSGNKLNDTFPRWLEILPSLRVLFLRSNRLRGSIANPRTEFPFPQLRILDLSSNEFTGPLPSTYFAKLKAMMSTDQDGSELRYMDQGYYQDSVTEIIKGIEVNLPKILVTRTTVDLSSNKFQGMIPDVIGELGSLKGLNLSHNNLDGHIPSSLGDLSKLEWLDLSSNELSGMLPTELTNLTFLEVLNVSSNQLTGPIPRGNQFNTFQAESYRGNLGLCGFPLSKSCADSRAPGKLPVLPEGGVHLVFADFVEPEAVEIGLLCGIVLGLVMSNLQYLRSFWRAKREVRKIARKHISPVGP; from the coding sequence ATGCCCAATTCAACATCCTCCTCCTGTCAAACGGACGGCTTTTGGTCCACGACACCAAATATGATTTCCTGGAATGCCGACGAGGATTGTTGTTCATGGGAGGGAGTCATGTGCGATCAGATGACAGGTCATGTGATTCGCCTTGAACTTGGCTGCTACCCCCCAAGCCAGACCTGCTACTCTTCTGTAGCGTCTTCGAACAGCACTAAACTATCTTCATTGGGTTCCCTCAATCTTTCTTCTCCTCACAAAGCAGAAAGGCCATCAGGGTCAAATTCTGATATGCTGCTTCAAAACCTGACCATGTTAAGAATCCTCATTCTCGATGGGTTAAACATGTCTGGTATTGACGTGAGTCGCTTAATGAATCTCCCTCCATCTCTGGAAGTCCTCAGCCTCAGTTCCTGTCAATTGCGCGGCACGTTAGCAgcaaacattttccttttgccaaagCTGACATGTCTCAATTTATCAGGCAACAAGGAGCTTTCGGGTTACTTACCTGAATCAACTTGGAACAGCTCTTTGAAGGTTTTGGAGTTGTCCTCCACAGGCTTCTCTGGAGTATTACCGGAGTCAATCGGTGACCTGCATTCTCTGGAGACACTCTTGCTACAGCAGTGTAATTTCATTGGCTCTATTCCGTTGTCACTTGGTAACCTAACACGACTCACCAGATTGGAATTCTCATCGAATAAGCTTAGTGGTGAGGTTCCTCCAACTCTGTCAAACCTTGATCGGCTCACTCTGCTCAATCTTTCCTTCAACAATTTCACAGGTCCGATACCCAATGTCTTCGACAACAAGACACAACTTCAAAAACTGCTTTTCTCACATAACCACTTCGAGGGCCCTATTCCTCCGAGCATAAAAAATCTTTCCAATCTAGCCCgactcgagatttcaaataacCACATTTGGGGGTCTATACCATCATCACTGTTCTCTCTTCCATCCTTGACGAGGCTAGACCTCAGTAACAATAGGCTCAGTGGTCACGTCAACGAGTTCCTTGCTGCACCCTCATTAGATTATGTTGACCTGAGTGGTAATAAGTTGCGTGGCTCAATCCCAAACTCGATTTTTCACCTTGGGAACCTCACCTACTTGAGAATATCTGGAAATAATCTGACCAGTGTTTTAGACCAACGATTGCTCTCGAGACTCATAAATCTAAAAGATCTCGATCTTTCAGACAACATTTTGTCACTGAGCAATAGCATAACTATCGATCATGTCTTGCCGAAACTTTCAAAAGTCAGTCTTTCTGGGTGCAACATTACTGTAATGCCTGCATTCTTGAGAAATTCAACCAGCGTGGAGTATTTAGACCTGTCGCGCAACATAATCCACGGTGATATCCCGCCATGGATGTGGGATGTTGGGACTGAGTCATTGTCTTATCTCAATATATCTCACAACTCCCTCACTAGCTTCGAACAAGTTCCATGGGAAAATCTTATAGTCCTTGACCTGTATTCGAACTTGATCCAAGGGCCGTTTCTACCTCTATCACTCCCGAATTTGGTTCGCGTCTTCTCActggctagaaatcaagtgacGGGCTATATCCCTGGCTCTATTTGTGAAATGAAGGGCCTACAAATTCTTGACCTCTCTCATAACAATTTCACTGGAACAATCCCTCACTGTCTAGGGAACATCAGCGACAGCCTTGTAGTGTTGGATCTGCAAGAAAATGGACTTTCCGGCACTATCTCCCTCACATTCGGCGAAAATGCTGTCCTGAGAAGTCTTCACCTCAATGGAAACAAATTTGAAGGCCTGTTGCCACGCTCTGTAATCAATTGCAAGCAACTTGAAGCGCTGGATCTCAGTGGTAACAAGTTGAACGATACTTTCCCAAGATGGTTGGAAATACTTCCTAGCCTGCGAGTCTTGTTCTTGCGATCAAACAGACTTCGCGGCTCCATAGCCAACCCCAGAACTGAATTTCCCTTTCCGCAGTTGCGCATTCTCGACCTTTCCTCCAATGAGTTCACCGGTCCTTTGCCCAGCACCTACTTTGCAAAGCTGAAAGCGATGATGTCGACTGATCAGGATGGATCCGAGTTGCGATACATGGACCAAGGTTACTACCAGGATTCCGTGACTGAGATTATTAAAGGAATTGAAGTGAATCTCCCTAAAATCCTAGTGACCCGGACGACCGTTGATCTATCAAGCAACAAGTTCCAGGGAATGATTCCGGATGTAATAGGAGAGCTAGGATCACTCAAGGGGCTCAACCTTTCTCATAATAATCTCGACGGCCATATACCATCATCTTTGGGGGACCTTTCCAAGCTTGAGTGGTTGGATCTTTCTTCAAATGAGCTTAGCGGGATGTTACCAACCGAATTGACAAATCTCACGTTTCTGGAGGTCCTAAATGTCTCTTCCAATCAACTAACAGGACCAATTCCTCGAGGGAACCAATTCAACACATTTCAAGCTGAATCCTATCGTGGGAACCTAGGATTGTGCGGGTTTCCATTGTCCAAATCTTGTGCTGATTCCAGGGCGCCGGGGAAGCTTCCTGTCCTGCCTGAAGGCGGGGTTCACTTGGTCTTTGCAGATTTTGTCGAACCAGAGGCCGTGGAAATAGGATTATTATGTGGCATAGTGCTCGGACTAGTCATGAGTAACTTGCAATATCTTAGATCCTTTTGGCGAGCAAAGAGAGAAGTTAGAAAGATTGCTAGGAAACATATTTCTCCGGTGGGCCCTTGA